CTAAAGAAATTCTAAGGGAGCTTTTTTTTGTTTTGAGACAAATTCTAAGGGAGCTGCTGGAGTTGCTCCATTGCTGGTAAAGCGCATAAGCGTGCCCACATGGGCCACGGGCCAGTTCACACGCTCACCCCCGCACTCCTTGGTCCGCTAGTTCGCCCCGCCCCCGCGGACTAGCTGTTTTTTCTCTCTCATTGTTTTGTCGTTGCTGGTGCTTGTCTGATCTCTCAGAAAATAAGGTCTGGTTTTTCAGTTAATTTTCAGCTAGATCAGTGATATATAAAGTGTTCACGAATTCCAAAAATATTCATAAATATGAAGAAAAAAATATTCCTGAATTCAAAAAGAGTTCACAGATTTGGAGTATTTGCAATTTTTTCAAAAAAGGAGAATTcttataaacttcaaaaatttGACAAAGAAAACTTGGATCCAAAAATGTTTGCGAATTTGAAATAAAGTCATTAATTACAAAAATGTTTTTGAATctgaaaaaatattcacaatTATAAAAAATGTTCACGGATTTCAAAATGATCATGAATCCTGAAAAATTCACAAATTTCAACAAAAAATCATGAATGTGACCAAAAATCCTTGGTTTTGAAAAAAgtattggtggatttaaaatagtTAATGATTTTAAATATATGTTtcgaatttaaaaaatgttcacaggTTTTTAAAATATCATGCATTTTATAGAAAGAAACTGAACTTTTACATTGATAGTGTGCTCAGTTGACAGCAGGTACATACGTATTGCCAAATTTGGGTGCGCCCATCTACTAAAACAAGTCTATGTCTCCAACAGTATTTGTTGAGTTGCATATATAAATGTGTCGATTCgcaaaaaaataatataaatgtgtCAACACGTAACTATTGGGGTACCAAGATGTAAAGAAGACCATGCCTATACTATTGTGATATTTCCTGAATATTTCTCTGATTTACAACCATAGTGTACAGTTCCAAAACCATTGTTATCAGATATCTTTCTTCCATATTTGTTCTACTGAATGAGCATATAGTATTGTTATCAGATACTGAATGAATtgtagtacgtattgttttgccaACAAAAAAATGCTGAGCCATCAGTCTCCTACTGAATTTATATATAGtatccccgcaaaaaaaaaaaaagaatttATATATAGTATTGTTTGAGGTCGCATAAATGTTGAGGGAACATACAAGAACCCAGGACATATCAACAGGGAGGCTAATGGAATATGCCATTCAACTCTTAACAAATGAAGCACACATTTGTCTCAGTTCCTGAATTTTAGTATTGTTTGCAAATGACAGAGTCTCCAGAAACAGAAAAAAATTAACTCCCACAAACAAAAGAAACTATGGAACATATCAAATGGGAGGCTAAGAAAATCCAAAATGATAAAGCATGCATCTACACTGTctaaaaacagaaagaaaaaaagatCTCCAATCAAAAGAAAGGCATTTATACCTCTGTTCCTGAACCATGCTGTGCTCAGATAAATTGTAATCTACTATAGAACAGTAGCAAAAAAAACTGGTTAGCACAAATGAAGATAATCAAATTTTGGTTAGGCGACCTTAGGCTCATTTTAAAGTTGTTGTGCTGGACTGTGAAATTTAGTGGATCTTACTGCTTCAAGTAAAAAGAGAGATCTTCACCTAGATGAATCACTTGCAGTTACGACCTTAGGTTCAGGATCTTACTGGTCATATGTCTCTGTCTCTGTTAGTTGATTCGACCCATGCACATGTCAATAATCAGGTCAATAATAATGTGAAAGTTATATGTTTCTGTTAGTTGGTTCGACCTATACATCCACATGTAAATGTTCTGTCGCCACATTCAGTAATGTCAGGAGCTCAACTCTGTAATTTTCTCTCCTTTTTCTTTGCAAGGCAGAGTATAGATCGGGTTACAATTAGAATACTACAAGTGTCTATCGAGGTCAGGTTACATCACCTCCTTGCTTTCTTCAGACTAAAGAGCTTACCTGAAGGTGGAAGATGACTATAGTGCTCTACTGTTACTGCTCTACTTGGTGCACCTGGTTCACCCGGCTGAACCAAACCGAGTGCAGGATCATGTGGAAGATGTCGTACTTGACGGGCTTCGTGTGCCACAGAAAGTGCCTCTGCACCTTCTTCACATTGGACCGCATGGTTATGTACCTGCTCTCCGGGATCGCCAGCAGGATCTCCTTCAGCCTGGGTACATCTTTCTCTGCCACCACCACGGAGAACGCGGTCCAGTCAAGCGCGTCGTCAAACGGGAGCACAAAGTTGTCGGCGATGATCACCGGGACGCACTCGTAGTAGATCGCCTCCACGATCCGGGGGCTGTTCACCTCGTACCCCATTGGACAGATGCAGTACTTGCTCGACTTCATGTGCTTGGCATAGTTCATCCGCCGAGTGATTTGGCGTGGGATCCGGGTGTATATCCGCATGTCCGCGTCCTTGCCTCCCCAGTACTTGACAAGGACGGGCCGAACACGGCCATGCATCTGCCCTGCAAAGAAGGCCAGGATAGATCTCTCGGCCGCTGGCTTTCCGCCGATATCTCTCACAGGTCTCCTTGCAGACTTGAGGTATGTTTCTGGAAGGGACACGTCCCTTCCACGGATGAAAACCCCTTCTGAGACATCTGCGTTACAGAGAGCTTTGATGGTGTTTTTCCGCAATTCGTCATGTAATTTGGTCGTGTAAGGTCCCTGCAAAAAAGACCTCGTGTCAGTAACAAGATACTGATTTCACTTGTAATTATAAACAGTCGTCTGATTTTATTTAAGTGACTCTTCAAAGATAAATATGCAGGCATGTGACGAAACATACCCAGTCATGGCAAGCAACAAAAAAATGATCGGCGCCTTTCGTCCGATTCCAGTACGGAAACTTAGCAGAGATCATATCTATGTAATTCTTCATAAATATAGACAGCGGGTCGAGTGTATTTGATCCAGGCACATAAAGATTATGCTCCAGCTGTCGAGCGCTATACGGCAGATAGAACAGGTGCGCTCTGTTTGGATCCCTGACAACAAAATTCTGATCTGCCTCCATGAGTTTCATAAACCATCCCTCGGACGCATAGATGCCCTTCAACTCCGGAGAATGAAAAATTGGTTTTGCTCCATCATGATATATGAAAACCTTAAGAAGCCTCTCCATCAGTTCAtaactcctacaagcataagttgaAAGTAATTTAATAAACCATCTACCGAACTGAAGAAAATTAAACATTATTTCATTTTACGGGCAAAATGACCGAACAAGAAAGTTGCCTACATATAACTGGGCAGTTAGATGAGTGGGTTCATACTTTACAGGCTGGTACGTACCAATTATAGCTAGAGAATATGAAGGCAAACCAGCGCCTTACCTCCTAAAGACAGATATGTTCCTGAATAGAGGTGCATACAAATCAGGGTCACCAACTACCAATGGCGCATCGGCAATCTCTTTCTTTGCATATATAAGTTCTTCATCTGCCTTCGTTGACCAAAGCGGCA
The Aegilops tauschii subsp. strangulata cultivar AL8/78 chromosome 3, Aet v6.0, whole genome shotgun sequence genome window above contains:
- the LOC109769161 gene encoding probable glycosyltransferase At3g07620 isoform X2, coding for MPHPSLLRRLLTRRRVVLACAAVTVLAAAAALLLAAPTTEVPGRALLVAGARLHPRPRAAAAGRSPDDAPSPSLPPPPPLNAKVRLPSKISPAPSMFSAPVPSPVENFDDGSTEEPEHPDMKENPLKESAPFLQEPISSGPPTRRSDVSEDLDESGNAEPPSRPEQMPLWSTKADEELIYAKKEIADAPLVVGDPDLYAPLFRNISVFRRSYELMERLLKVFIYHDGAKPIFHSPELKGIYASEGWFMKLMEADQNFVVRDPNRAHLFYLPYSARQLEHNLYVPGSNTLDPLSIFMKNYIDMISAKFPYWNRTKGADHFFVACHDWGPYTTKLHDELRKNTIKALCNADVSEGVFIRGRDVSLPETYLKSARRPVRDIGGKPAAERSILAFFAGQMHGRVRPVLVKYWGGKDADMRIYTRIPRQITRRMNYAKHMKSSKYCICPMGYEVNSPRIVEAIYYECVPVIIADNFVLPFDDALDWTAFSVVVAEKDVPRLKEILLAIPESRYITMRSNVKKVQRHFLWHTKPVKYDIFHMILHSVWFSRVNQVHQVEQ
- the LOC109769161 gene encoding probable glycosyltransferase At3g07620 isoform X1 encodes the protein MSNGHVAPGANPSISIAHRCRGLPTHHHHRPPPASAAAAAAASPATTAPEMPHPSLLRRLLTRRRVVLACAAVTVLAAAAALLLAAPTTEVPGRALLVAGARLHPRPRAAAAGRSPDDAPSPSLPPPPPLNAKVRLPSKISPAPSMFSAPVPSPVENFDDGSTEEPEHPDMKENPLKESAPFLQEPISSGPPTRRSDVSEDLDESGNAEPPSRPEMPLWSTKADEELIYAKKEIADAPLVVGDPDLYAPLFRNISVFRRSYELMERLLKVFIYHDGAKPIFHSPELKGIYASEGWFMKLMEADQNFVVRDPNRAHLFYLPYSARQLEHNLYVPGSNTLDPLSIFMKNYIDMISAKFPYWNRTKGADHFFVACHDWGPYTTKLHDELRKNTIKALCNADVSEGVFIRGRDVSLPETYLKSARRPVRDIGGKPAAERSILAFFAGQMHGRVRPVLVKYWGGKDADMRIYTRIPRQITRRMNYAKHMKSSKYCICPMGYEVNSPRIVEAIYYECVPVIIADNFVLPFDDALDWTAFSVVVAEKDVPRLKEILLAIPESRYITMRSNVKKVQRHFLWHTKPVKYDIFHMILHSVWFSRVNQVHQVEQ